Proteins from a single region of Candidatus Scalindua sp.:
- a CDS encoding DUF6516 family protein, with translation MILSLYKDLKKLADKEYDDIIDNSEIIYSYTGRARKLRLKLIDSTFVDIFYSEENNYSLHWEQRNMRNTIYRHDNASPLIRNGLKLRLSKT, from the coding sequence GTGATATTAAGTCTTTACAAAGATCTTAAGAAATTAGCTGATAAAGAATATGACGACATAATTGACAATTCAGAAATTATTTATAGCTATACTGGTAGAGCAAGAAAACTGAGGCTTAAACTTATAGATAGTACCTTTGTAGATATTTTTTATTCTGAGGAAAACAATTATTCTCTTCACTGGGAGCAAAGAAATATGAGAAATACAATTTACAGACATGATAATGCTTCTCCCCTCATAAGAAATGGTCTAAAATTAAGACTTTCCAAAACATAG
- a CDS encoding phosphoadenylyl-sulfate reductase yields MRFDEGIVLNEKREAGGSQKMIIDQILVNKLEEIEDPGELMAELFRQFGIRAAIGTSGQWSGVALIDMVIRTGIPAPNVYTVDTLRLFPETYDLMRELEKRYRIKIKKAVPDFNAVTKMVRDHGEMIFFNSKAKQEYCCKIRKVDPNNRILDTLDVWITGIRADQSNSRSEMKRLDIITHRQNDGTERPLLKVTPLIEWTEEEVKDYVKKHNVPAHKLLEIERDGWHYASLGCIICTTPIGPHETRRAGRWRWFNYALSDDHKECGLHLPKKCE; encoded by the coding sequence TTGCGATTTGATGAAGGCATTGTTCTTAATGAGAAAAGAGAAGCAGGCGGAAGCCAGAAAATGATAATTGACCAAATCCTTGTGAACAAATTAGAAGAAATCGAAGACCCGGGAGAACTGATGGCAGAGTTGTTCCGGCAGTTTGGTATCCGTGCCGCAATTGGTACCAGCGGACAATGGTCGGGAGTAGCCCTGATTGACATGGTGATCCGCACCGGGATCCCCGCACCAAATGTCTACACGGTAGACACCTTGCGTCTTTTTCCAGAAACCTATGATCTTATGCGTGAATTGGAGAAGCGATACAGGATTAAGATTAAAAAGGCTGTACCTGATTTTAACGCGGTAACCAAGATGGTTCGTGATCATGGAGAGATGATCTTTTTCAACAGCAAGGCCAAACAGGAGTATTGCTGTAAAATCCGTAAGGTTGACCCGAATAACAGGATTCTTGACACCCTGGATGTCTGGATTACGGGCATACGGGCAGACCAGTCAAACAGCAGATCTGAAATGAAACGGTTAGATATTATAACGCACAGGCAGAATGACGGTACAGAGAGGCCTTTACTCAAGGTTACACCCTTGATTGAATGGACGGAAGAGGAGGTCAAGGATTATGTGAAGAAACATAATGTACCGGCACACAAATTACTTGAGATTGAACGGGACGGATGGCATTACGCCTCACTTGGATGCATTATCTGTACGACTCCCATCGGTCCTCATGAAACCCGACGGGCTGGACGCTGGAGATGGTTTAACTATGCCCTCAGCGATGATCATAAAGAGTGCGGCCTGCACCTCCCGAAAAAATGTGAATAG
- the der gene encoding ribosome biogenesis GTPase Der, producing the protein MLFPTVTIIGRPNVGKSSLLNCLAKKRISIVDSVSGVTRDRVSVEIEHDGKMFELVDTGGIGVNDVDDLTYEIETQIELALQKADLILFVVDVREGVTPLDVEIAGRLRRIKKPLLLVVNKCDTPKFDLQAGVFYKLGMGESLTISAVEGHGKTDLLDKIVATFPDAASNVSAVKPLMKIAIVGKRNAGKSTLINTLAHEERVIVSETLGTTRDSIDVKFEIKGKPFIAIDTAGVRKKKQIQGSIEFYSMARVERSIRRADVVILLIDAPRKISQVDKKIGDYIKTQFKPCILVINKWDLAGQVETSTFTKYVQARLPGLSFSPLSFMSAINGSNVIETIALAQELFEQANTRISTAELNKAIEHAFLLHRPTRKKSKVAKIYYSTQVNVCPPTFVLFVNDKSFFNADYERYLSNQLRKTLPFHEIPLQFYFRPKNRDSNQ; encoded by the coding sequence ATGCTTTTCCCAACCGTAACTATTATTGGTAGACCGAATGTAGGGAAATCTTCACTCCTGAACTGCCTGGCAAAAAAACGGATTTCAATAGTTGATTCTGTGAGCGGTGTTACGAGAGATAGAGTTTCTGTAGAAATCGAGCATGATGGAAAAATGTTTGAGCTCGTTGATACTGGCGGTATCGGTGTTAATGACGTAGATGATCTGACATACGAGATCGAAACGCAGATTGAGCTGGCGCTTCAGAAAGCGGATCTTATTCTTTTTGTTGTTGATGTTCGTGAAGGAGTCACACCACTGGATGTTGAGATTGCAGGAAGACTTAGAAGGATAAAAAAACCACTGCTTCTTGTTGTTAATAAGTGCGATACACCAAAATTTGATCTTCAGGCGGGTGTTTTTTATAAGCTCGGGATGGGAGAATCATTAACAATTTCTGCAGTTGAGGGACACGGTAAAACAGATCTCCTGGATAAAATAGTTGCAACCTTCCCTGATGCAGCATCGAATGTGAGTGCCGTAAAACCCTTAATGAAGATTGCGATAGTAGGGAAAAGAAATGCCGGAAAGTCTACCTTGATAAACACTCTTGCTCATGAAGAGAGGGTGATTGTCAGCGAGACGCTCGGAACCACCCGTGATTCGATTGATGTAAAATTTGAGATTAAGGGAAAGCCTTTTATTGCAATCGATACCGCCGGAGTCAGAAAGAAGAAACAGATCCAGGGTTCCATTGAATTTTACAGCATGGCGAGGGTAGAGAGGTCTATTCGCCGTGCTGATGTTGTAATATTGCTGATAGATGCGCCACGGAAGATTTCCCAGGTGGATAAGAAAATTGGTGATTATATTAAAACACAATTCAAACCCTGTATTCTGGTTATTAACAAATGGGACCTTGCAGGGCAGGTTGAGACGAGTACGTTTACCAAGTATGTTCAGGCGCGTCTGCCTGGATTGTCTTTTTCCCCTTTGTCTTTTATGAGTGCGATAAATGGATCTAACGTAATCGAGACCATTGCCCTGGCCCAGGAACTCTTTGAACAGGCAAATACCCGGATATCGACTGCTGAATTGAACAAAGCAATTGAACATGCGTTTCTCCTCCATCGTCCAACCAGGAAAAAGAGTAAGGTGGCAAAGATTTACTACAGCACACAGGTAAACGTCTGCCCGCCAACGTTCGTTTTATTCGTTAACGATAAATCTTTCTTTAATGCAGATTATGAACGTTATCTCTCTAACCAGCTGCGTAAGACACTTCCTTTTCATGAAATACCTCTGCAATTTTACTTCAGACCGAAAAACAGAGACTCAAATCAATAA
- a CDS encoding DNA gyrase inhibitor YacG yields MPKIKCRYCEKELIYNTISDVPTFPFCSERCQLMDFGLWLSEEHGIEEPLRSDTIDGEQETSHQ; encoded by the coding sequence ATGCCAAAGATTAAGTGCAGGTATTGCGAAAAAGAGCTTATCTACAACACGATCAGTGATGTTCCCACATTTCCCTTCTGCAGTGAGCGGTGTCAGTTGATGGATTTCGGTTTGTGGCTGAGCGAGGAACATGGCATTGAGGAGCCTCTCAGGAGCGATACAATAGATGGTGAACAGGAAACTTCACATCAATAA
- a CDS encoding zinc ribbon domain-containing protein, whose protein sequence is MPTYDYRCNACDHEFELFQSIKDNPIRKCPVCKKLKVERLIGAGSTIIFKGSGFYQTDYRSEEYKSRVKEETPSSDNKDKKGTKEKESTKEKKADAKD, encoded by the coding sequence ATGCCAACATATGATTATAGATGTAATGCATGTGATCATGAATTTGAGTTATTTCAATCGATAAAAGACAACCCGATTAGAAAATGTCCGGTATGCAAGAAGCTGAAAGTAGAACGTCTCATTGGGGCTGGGAGTACGATTATCTTCAAGGGCTCCGGCTTTTATCAGACCGATTACAGGAGCGAGGAATATAAATCAAGGGTAAAAGAAGAAACTCCATCTTCTGACAATAAAGATAAGAAAGGCACGAAAGAGAAGGAAAGTACGAAAGAGAAGAAAGCAGATGCCAAAGATTAA
- the grpE gene encoding nucleotide exchange factor GrpE, with protein MSKKSNEKNREEMRDDHDNAKPRMTADNQPVPEVEEQESGEMTAQQGEAVSEEERAPQSDDEEPDNEEIPVLTKDEIEELRQKAEEHDSLLNQLLRTRADFSNYQKRMQKDLKSARDFAIQELVCDLLPELDNFERALKHAENSDDLDKFVEGVRLTETQILKILDKYGVTPIEPIGKPFDPNLHEAIVEEENNDHPHHTVTGEFQKGFLLKERVIRPSKVKVSKRTVDETESETDEVSDDEVSW; from the coding sequence ATGTCAAAGAAAAGCAATGAAAAGAATAGAGAAGAGATGAGGGATGATCATGATAATGCCAAACCTCGCATGACAGCAGACAATCAACCTGTACCTGAAGTGGAAGAGCAGGAATCGGGAGAAATGACTGCGCAGCAGGGTGAAGCTGTATCAGAAGAGGAGAGAGCGCCTCAATCTGATGATGAGGAACCTGATAATGAAGAGATACCTGTTTTGACAAAAGATGAAATTGAAGAGTTGCGGCAAAAGGCTGAAGAACATGATTCTCTTCTGAATCAATTACTGAGAACACGGGCCGATTTTTCAAACTATCAGAAGAGAATGCAGAAGGATCTTAAGTCTGCCCGTGATTTTGCTATTCAAGAACTTGTTTGTGATCTCCTTCCGGAATTAGATAATTTCGAAAGAGCCCTGAAGCACGCGGAGAATTCAGACGATTTAGATAAGTTTGTCGAAGGGGTAAGATTGACAGAGACTCAAATATTGAAAATATTAGATAAATATGGAGTGACGCCCATAGAACCCATAGGAAAACCTTTTGATCCAAATCTGCATGAAGCGATAGTCGAAGAGGAGAATAATGACCATCCTCATCACACCGTTACGGGTGAATTTCAGAAGGGTTTTTTGTTGAAAGAGCGTGTAATCAGACCTTCAAAAGTAAAAGTGTCTAAAAGAACTGTTGATGAAACTGAAAGTGAAACCGATGAAGTAAGTGATGATGAAGTTTCTTGGTAA